The following proteins come from a genomic window of Gammaproteobacteria bacterium:
- a CDS encoding hypothetical protein (Evidence 5 : Unknown function), with protein MNNSLFLSCEYYATQSDEQVCGDLGSQVVLIGTIDGQYHLLNSTGEWIWEKLVEPCRIGDLRDQMIAKFGANDGRTEQELFDFLVNLRRAELIDVLGQSITENHPLAVQPRVEESFLNRVETFFGEWPIYLPWMRFLTSTPMSRIRRWAGRVYRHPTLPVWLQWLLKATVWAWWPYQSWFQARDATREHGPAVLARLGKGLARQRVEQWWLALCHGVPPAKYYSLGIFLPTRYRQARHYLFDNDRVPLFRGLTTNQEIGSLDKWSFYVRCRDHGVAAVPPLGVFSGGRYWPLGPDGAWPPRVDLFIKPIQGSRGRNAMLWYRQPNGEYRDRQGVRLSALALLDYLSRLTRTRGSTKRFGFERGLLVQQRLCNHPDIVDLSNGEIATIRVVTGWPAENIENAEAEPLAALFKMSFGAGIINNTGIKAIIDWRTGILKECFHSQSVFTPIDCHPDSGALIAGRVVPYWREVIELAKRAHHLYSGYPFVGWDIVITATGPLLLEGNPLLFVEFVQNGEDLAFGLGRFAELVEQHIGLLSG; from the coding sequence GTGAATAATTCGTTATTTCTTTCTTGTGAGTACTACGCAACGCAAAGCGACGAACAGGTATGCGGTGATTTAGGTAGTCAAGTGGTTTTGATTGGAACCATCGACGGGCAGTATCACTTACTGAACAGTACTGGCGAATGGATCTGGGAGAAATTAGTGGAACCCTGCCGGATCGGGGATCTTCGCGATCAAATGATCGCTAAATTCGGCGCCAATGATGGGCGGACGGAGCAGGAATTATTTGATTTTCTGGTCAATCTCCGACGTGCCGAATTAATCGATGTCCTCGGTCAATCCATCACCGAAAACCATCCGCTTGCTGTCCAGCCCCGTGTTGAAGAAAGTTTCCTGAATCGGGTTGAAACCTTTTTTGGAGAATGGCCGATCTACCTACCATGGATGCGATTTCTCACCTCAACACCCATGTCTCGAATTCGGCGTTGGGCAGGCCGGGTCTATCGTCATCCAACCCTACCAGTATGGTTACAATGGCTTCTAAAGGCGACGGTATGGGCCTGGTGGCCATATCAATCCTGGTTCCAAGCGCGCGACGCCACTCGTGAACATGGCCCGGCGGTATTGGCACGGCTCGGGAAGGGGCTGGCTCGTCAAAGGGTCGAACAATGGTGGCTGGCTTTATGCCACGGTGTGCCCCCAGCGAAGTATTATTCCCTAGGAATTTTTTTGCCTACTCGCTATCGCCAGGCACGTCACTACCTGTTCGACAATGACCGGGTACCATTATTCCGAGGATTGACCACGAATCAAGAGATCGGAAGCCTCGATAAATGGTCCTTTTATGTTCGTTGCCGCGATCATGGTGTCGCGGCCGTACCTCCGTTAGGGGTTTTCAGTGGAGGACGCTATTGGCCATTAGGACCAGATGGGGCATGGCCGCCACGCGTGGATCTATTCATAAAGCCGATCCAGGGTTCCCGAGGGCGTAATGCCATGCTTTGGTATCGGCAGCCTAATGGCGAATATCGAGATAGACAAGGCGTACGTCTTTCCGCGCTTGCGTTATTGGATTACTTGAGCCGCTTGACCCGAACAAGAGGTTCCACGAAACGATTTGGTTTTGAGCGTGGACTCCTTGTTCAGCAACGGTTGTGCAATCATCCGGATATTGTGGATTTGAGCAATGGCGAGATAGCGACCATTCGGGTGGTAACGGGATGGCCTGCGGAAAATATTGAGAACGCTGAAGCCGAACCCCTGGCGGCATTATTCAAGATGTCCTTTGGGGCAGGAATCATCAACAACACGGGAATCAAAGCAATAATTGACTGGCGTACCGGAATATTAAAGGAATGTTTTCATTCTCAATCTGTCTTTACCCCCATTGATTGCCATCCAGATAGCGGTGCGCTCATTGCTGGTCGTGTTGTTCCTTATTGGCGAGAAGTAATTGAATTAGCGAAGCGTGCTCATCACCTTTATTCAGGATATCCCTTTGTCGGCTGGGATATTGTCATTACCGCCACTGGTCCTCTCCTCTTGGAAGGAAATCCGCTGTTGTTCGTTGAATTTGTGCAAAATGGAGAGGATCTGGCGTTTGGATTGGGTCGCTTCGCGGA